One Candidatus Paceibacterota bacterium genomic region harbors:
- a CDS encoding immunoglobulin-like domain-containing protein — MDLLKQLAVLGASLLASLPVVPTVNNPLPTRTVQAPVLTASVVPPVYTPPAPVINPAPAPALSPTLAPVAPLAAVTVFNPLNSLSKNLSALQKAMNLLTSTLAKQKTITKTTIIAKSPSTISQYDFQTQLNQLENKLTAQIFANSRSSSLQTTAIYQTIGQATRIDALNSVDISGSTITSSSITGYLPTGGGSLSGLLSAPYASTTMITAETASTTNLTVSGSATSTFANGISIASGCYKLPDGSCAGSGGSSASSTIFSVANRLWVGGTATTTIDSTGLLTTPNLLATGSTTLQNFTAVNSTTTNATTTNMYSSSLVAGNATSTSFFATNFWATTASTTNLTVSATTTTSALAITGNSTSTGANGINLSAGCFAVNGTCVGGGGSATPAGSTGQIQFNTADALDATSSLVWDNTNGRFGIGTSSPLHGLDVNYRTTALNSTNDGALDAWRTNGTVLPSIIEGHSVVVANGYIYSIGGTNNTDVIYAKLNSDGSVGVWSTTTFLPEAFLNGGSVVANGYIYIIDGTGSGNTYYSKINGDGTLGAWNATTVQSAGKYGVSAVSVNGYIFAFGGSDAIYSAKINGDGTVGAWATGVNLLPEPISYQTFVTANGYIYAIGGCGDVNCSSNKVYYAKANSDGTTGAWATASDLPDTADGSTAVVVNGYLYVMGGYSDIVGTPVSTVYRAKLNAGGSVGAWSVDTSMPGTSYYGASVTANGYIYTLGGEDVAFNAVDTIFYTSTARTQIAGALDLIGLSAASSTLADAGLAASSIYAGDIFSTHDLSVAGNTSLWNGLSVNGVSAMASTSVTALTVSGAGNGATTQCLQVDSAGVVSGSGNICGAGTFIFNPVQNFGVNVNSTSTPMWLTAGIMASSTSYFGDVSAAYATSSHLALTNVTDGLSWFPDSNNRAHLSRDGLGTMNFDFFESLVRIGTIGGAYPLVLKTNDTEALRIDSSQNIGIGGAPSADKLRVVGNETVTGILTVSGGAAIGTVTSGTWNGTAVSYANGGTGQTSWTKGQLLYASADNVLDKLDIGSSGKVLTASVAGVPVWADGIAGGDAIGGGWSTTTDNLIAYPTDPGEVIVVGNSGTSTLGTDLSARFELFGGLALFHKNIIMTDSAMIGIGTSSPYAPLSVLGQIVSSYFTATTSTASLFPYASTTMFTFVTASTTNLVVSGTATTTGLAVIGNATSTFANGIDLAAGCLLMNGECFVGGATPAGVSGNIQFNSSNALAANSNLTWNNTAGMLGIGTSTPYAALSVWGNSTTTGRAFEISDSASTTIFSVDNSGTTTISFLNVGAASFEEDAGAVSWINMPTSTTTANIQLSYSAQIADTDLLTVFASTTVTAGSPTNYKIVVGTTSPDILGINNNETTPLIVSNGGLCIGFGSTDCARALTAGDIYYNSAHASYGDVAERYPSMGSPVAGEIVSLDPLHPAFVERASKTASTTLLGIVTTAPGMVLGGRDLDTSGASTTVGVALSGRVPTKVNLEGGEIKIGDYITLSSVAGVGMKATTSGQTVGIALENYNGNGGSDIGKILVFVNLGYQKLSPNLADGNLDLAGQAITNVSKLTSVSGNWSLDENGKLVIKDLTVGSSARPAGVTLFDKATGAAYCFYIMNGAPATASGDCATANISNSNSTPAVEPTASGTSSADTSASSADNEAPVVTITGLNPSTIDVGSSYSDMGATVTDNVDHNLGIITTGDQIDTSILGAHEVMYNATDSAGNKAIEQIRTVNVIDPNATTTTP, encoded by the coding sequence ATGGATTTATTAAAGCAACTCGCGGTGCTTGGGGCTTCGCTCTTGGCCTCTCTACCTGTTGTACCGACTGTGAATAATCCGCTTCCGACACGTACTGTGCAGGCGCCCGTCCTGACCGCCAGTGTCGTCCCGCCGGTCTACACACCGCCAGCGCCGGTGATTAACCCCGCACCCGCTCCTGCTCTTTCTCCTACTCTTGCGCCGGTTGCTCCGCTCGCGGCTGTTACCGTATTCAATCCGCTAAATTCTCTGTCGAAAAATCTCTCGGCCTTACAAAAGGCGATGAACCTTCTCACTTCCACTCTGGCGAAGCAGAAGACAATCACAAAGACTACTATTATTGCGAAAAGTCCGAGCACTATTTCCCAATACGATTTCCAAACCCAACTCAACCAGCTCGAGAATAAACTGACGGCGCAGATATTCGCCAACTCCAGATCAAGCAGTCTGCAGACGACTGCTATTTATCAGACCATCGGCCAGGCCACCAGAATAGACGCTTTGAACAGCGTTGATATTTCGGGCAGTACTATCACGAGCTCAAGCATTACAGGCTATCTGCCTACCGGCGGAGGCAGTCTCTCCGGGTTATTGTCTGCACCGTACGCAAGTACTACAATGATTACCGCCGAGACAGCCTCGACCACCAATCTCACAGTTTCGGGTTCAGCAACTTCAACATTCGCAAACGGCATCAGTATCGCAAGCGGTTGTTACAAATTGCCTGATGGTTCGTGCGCCGGCAGTGGGGGCTCATCCGCATCATCTACAATATTCTCTGTGGCGAACAGATTGTGGGTAGGCGGTACTGCCACCACGACCATCGATTCAACCGGGCTTCTGACCACACCAAATCTGCTCGCAACCGGTTCCACCACCCTCCAGAATTTCACCGCTGTTAATTCGACGACTACCAACGCGACTACGACGAATATGTATTCGTCTTCGCTCGTTGCGGGCAACGCAACAAGTACCAGCTTCTTCGCTACCAATTTCTGGGCCACGACCGCTTCCACCACCAATCTTACAGTTTCCGCCACCACCACCACTTCCGCCCTCGCCATCACCGGTAACTCTACCTCGACCGGCGCGAATGGTATTAATCTCTCGGCCGGATGCTTTGCGGTCAACGGCACTTGCGTTGGCGGGGGAGGTAGTGCAACGCCTGCCGGCTCCACGGGTCAGATACAATTTAACACCGCAGACGCTCTTGATGCTACATCGTCTCTGGTCTGGGACAACACGAACGGCCGTTTCGGCATCGGCACATCATCTCCGCTTCACGGCCTAGACGTAAACTACCGCACCACAGCCTTGAACTCCACAAACGATGGCGCGCTCGACGCTTGGAGGACGAATGGAACGGTCCTACCGAGCATAATCGAAGGGCATAGTGTGGTTGTGGCGAATGGTTATATATATTCGATTGGTGGCACTAATAATACCGACGTCATTTACGCCAAACTCAATAGTGATGGCAGTGTTGGGGTTTGGAGTACTACAACATTTTTACCGGAAGCGTTTTTAAACGGTGGTTCGGTCGTCGCAAACGGATACATCTATATAATAGATGGCACTGGCTCTGGTAACACCTATTATTCTAAGATTAACGGAGATGGCACACTTGGCGCGTGGAATGCGACGACCGTTCAGTCGGCAGGTAAATATGGTGTTTCTGCGGTATCGGTCAATGGTTATATTTTCGCCTTCGGTGGGTCTGATGCGATCTACTCGGCTAAAATAAATGGCGACGGCACTGTTGGAGCATGGGCGACCGGAGTAAATCTTCTGCCAGAGCCAATATCTTATCAAACATTCGTTACTGCAAACGGTTATATTTATGCTATTGGTGGTTGTGGAGATGTAAACTGTTCCTCGAATAAAGTTTATTACGCCAAGGCGAACAGTGATGGCACGACCGGCGCGTGGGCTACGGCAAGCGACTTGCCCGACACCGCAGATGGGTCTACAGCCGTTGTTGTTAACGGCTATCTATATGTCATGGGCGGGTATAGTGATATTGTCGGTACACCAGTGAGTACTGTGTACCGAGCAAAATTGAATGCCGGTGGCAGTGTCGGTGCGTGGAGTGTCGACACATCTATGCCAGGCACTTCCTACTACGGCGCTTCGGTTACTGCCAATGGATACATATATACTCTCGGAGGAGAAGACGTGGCATTCAATGCCGTCGACACCATATTCTACACCTCCACCGCTCGTACGCAGATTGCTGGGGCACTTGATTTGATAGGTCTCTCTGCCGCTTCAAGTACTCTGGCAGACGCAGGACTTGCGGCAAGCTCTATTTATGCCGGAGACATCTTCAGCACACACGACCTCTCTGTCGCCGGTAACACCTCGCTTTGGAACGGACTCTCGGTAAACGGCGTCAGCGCTATGGCTTCGACCTCTGTTACGGCGCTTACTGTTTCCGGCGCGGGCAACGGCGCTACCACTCAATGTTTGCAGGTTGATTCTGCGGGTGTCGTCTCCGGTTCAGGCAATATCTGCGGTGCCGGTACATTTATATTCAATCCGGTGCAGAACTTCGGTGTTAATGTCAACTCGACGTCAACTCCAATGTGGCTGACAGCCGGGATAATGGCATCGTCTACATCCTATTTTGGAGATGTTTCTGCCGCATACGCAACCTCATCCCATCTGGCTCTCACCAATGTCACCGATGGGCTCTCTTGGTTCCCGGACTCCAACAATCGTGCGCACCTTTCTCGCGACGGCCTCGGCACCATGAATTTCGATTTCTTTGAGTCTTTGGTCAGAATTGGCACTATCGGGGGTGCATATCCATTGGTTCTCAAGACTAACGATACGGAAGCATTGCGCATCGATAGCTCCCAGAATATCGGCATCGGCGGTGCGCCGTCGGCAGATAAATTAAGAGTTGTTGGCAACGAGACGGTAACCGGCATTTTGACAGTCTCCGGCGGAGCCGCTATAGGAACTGTTACCTCCGGTACATGGAACGGAACTGCTGTAAGTTACGCGAATGGTGGTACAGGTCAGACAAGCTGGACCAAGGGCCAGCTCCTCTATGCAAGCGCCGATAATGTACTCGACAAACTTGATATAGGGAGCTCGGGCAAGGTGCTTACCGCCTCCGTTGCCGGCGTGCCGGTGTGGGCGGACGGCATTGCTGGCGGGGATGCTATCGGCGGCGGTTGGTCTACGACAACAGATAATCTAATCGCTTATCCGACAGATCCGGGTGAAGTTATAGTTGTCGGCAACTCCGGTACGTCTACGCTCGGCACCGACCTTAGTGCCAGATTTGAATTGTTTGGCGGGTTAGCGCTATTCCATAAAAATATAATAATGACCGACAGTGCGATGATTGGTATTGGTACTTCCTCGCCCTACGCTCCTCTTTCTGTCTTGGGTCAGATAGTTTCATCATACTTCACCGCGACCACATCTACGGCTTCATTGTTCCCGTACGCGAGTACGACCATGTTCACCTTTGTAACAGCTTCGACCACCAACCTTGTTGTGTCAGGCACGGCGACCACAACCGGTCTCGCTGTTATCGGCAACGCCACCTCCACGTTCGCAAACGGCATCGATTTGGCTGCCGGATGTCTTCTTATGAACGGCGAATGTTTCGTCGGTGGAGCCACCCCAGCGGGCGTATCCGGCAACATCCAATTTAATTCCAGTAATGCCCTGGCGGCAAATTCTAATCTGACATGGAATAATACTGCCGGCATGCTCGGTATCGGTACCTCTACTCCATATGCTGCGCTCTCTGTTTGGGGCAACTCTACGACGACGGGCCGAGCCTTCGAGATATCGGACAGCGCATCCACCACTATTTTCTCCGTTGATAATTCCGGCACGACCACCATCAGCTTTTTGAATGTCGGTGCCGCTAGCTTCGAGGAAGATGCCGGCGCGGTTTCGTGGATAAATATGCCGACCTCGACGACCACGGCAAATATCCAGCTCTCATATTCTGCACAGATAGCGGATACAGACCTGCTCACGGTGTTTGCGAGCACGACCGTGACGGCTGGCTCGCCAACCAACTATAAGATTGTCGTTGGCACAACTTCGCCTGACATTCTGGGTATAAACAACAACGAAACCACACCTCTCATTGTGAGCAATGGCGGGCTGTGTATTGGATTCGGCAGTACCGATTGTGCGCGAGCGCTTACGGCGGGGGATATCTATTACAACAGCGCACATGCGAGTTATGGTGACGTCGCGGAGCGATATCCTTCGATGGGGAGCCCTGTGGCCGGAGAGATTGTCTCTCTTGACCCACTGCATCCCGCCTTTGTCGAGCGCGCGTCTAAGACCGCCAGTACCACACTACTTGGTATCGTGACAACAGCGCCCGGCATGGTTCTAGGTGGAAGGGATCTCGATACGAGCGGTGCTTCGACAACCGTCGGCGTAGCACTTTCCGGTCGCGTACCGACGAAGGTTAATCTTGAAGGCGGAGAGATTAAGATTGGCGACTACATAACTTTATCATCAGTAGCGGGCGTGGGTATGAAGGCGACAACTTCCGGTCAGACTGTCGGTATCGCGCTAGAAAATTATAACGGTAACGGTGGCAGTGATATTGGTAAAATCTTGGTATTCGTCAATCTCGGCTATCAGAAGCTTTCGCCTAATCTTGCCGATGGCAACTTGGACCTCGCCGGCCAAGCTATCACGAATGTTTCTAAGCTCACTTCAGTATCAGGCAATTGGAGTTTGGACGAGAACGGTAAACTTGTAATAAAAGATTTGACTGTTGGCTCATCAGCACGGCCGGCCGGCGTGACGCTCTTCGATAAAGCTACCGGCGCCGCTTACTGCTTCTATATAATGAACGGTGCGCCGGCGACTGCCTCTGGAGATTGCGCCACAGCGAATATTTCCAATTCTAATTCGACTCCGGCAGTTGAGCCTACTGCTTCGGGTACGTCATCTGCCGACACATCCGCCTCATCGGCGGACAATGAGGCTCCGGTTGTTACGATAACAGGTCTTAATCCTTCAACGATAGACGTAGGTTCAAGCTACAGCGATATGGGGGCGACAGTCACAGACAATGTAGATCACAATCTCGGCATAATTACAACGGGCGATCAGATAGACACCAGTATATTGGGCGCACATGAAGTTATGTATAATGCCACGGACTCGGCGGGGAATAAAGCAATAGAGCAGATACGAACGGTAAACGTAATAGATCCAAATGCAACTACAACCACACCATGA
- a CDS encoding LamG domain-containing protein, translated as MRLKLAIFLPLVFMALPAHAAFVISPTLGNITSGLVGWWTFDSRDITSGTVTNRGSLGGTGTRVGGTAGVGKIAQALSFDGSTGYVDVGNSGSYDAGANWTVSSWFTNTQSSSEERYIATKYNGQQAWFIGTKIDGFAGIGCEVRSGSPETFTYAIDSSSEYRDSKWHFVACTKSGTTVKIYIDGILKNSSTNASLGSSNTGTREAVIGGVDTGSPSASWLGKIDDTRIYNRALSESEVYTLYRYGSAKIVINSVAAMGQTASAKITTNSSQISQPNNLKTGLIGYWTFDGKDMTATAALDKSGNNNTAIATGSLLPIAGKIGQAMKLDGSTNCFTVTQTASLNSFSSQTISAWIKPTSVIASKNFVYKVHTDGNVMYVLWRNGSSWKYSVAPVDTQYDAVATGKAILNKWSHVVGVYDGSNIYIYIDGIAIGSPVAVTGTVDTGTAKNLAIGGNSAVAACPASSSANGIIDDVRIYNRALSANEIYQLYRLGK; from the coding sequence ATGAGACTCAAACTGGCAATTTTTCTCCCCCTTGTTTTCATGGCCTTGCCCGCTCACGCCGCATTTGTTATTTCACCTACGCTGGGCAACATCACCAGTGGGCTTGTTGGCTGGTGGACATTCGACTCAAGGGACATAACGAGTGGTACTGTCACGAACCGAGGAAGTCTTGGTGGAACCGGCACTCGTGTTGGCGGCACGGCTGGGGTGGGAAAGATTGCACAGGCTTTGAGTTTCGATGGTTCGACCGGTTACGTGGACGTCGGTAATAGTGGTAGTTACGATGCGGGTGCAAACTGGACGGTATCATCGTGGTTCACAAATACGCAAAGTTCTTCAGAGGAGCGATATATTGCAACTAAATACAATGGCCAACAGGCATGGTTTATTGGTACAAAAATAGATGGTTTTGCGGGAATTGGTTGTGAGGTTAGGTCCGGTTCTCCGGAGACTTTTACATACGCAATCGATAGTAGTAGCGAATATAGGGACTCAAAATGGCATTTCGTCGCCTGTACCAAATCGGGAACTACAGTCAAGATTTACATAGATGGCATATTGAAAAACTCATCGACCAACGCAAGTCTCGGTAGTTCCAACACCGGAACGCGAGAGGCTGTCATCGGTGGCGTTGATACGGGTAGTCCCAGCGCAAGCTGGCTCGGCAAAATAGATGATACGCGAATTTATAATCGCGCACTCTCCGAGAGTGAGGTTTATACATTATATCGATATGGAAGCGCAAAAATAGTTATTAACTCTGTGGCCGCCATGGGTCAAACAGCAAGTGCGAAAATCACAACTAATTCTTCACAGATTTCACAGCCGAATAATCTAAAAACCGGATTGATAGGTTACTGGACGTTCGACGGCAAAGATATGACGGCAACGGCGGCGCTGGACAAAAGCGGCAATAACAATACAGCAATAGCGACAGGATCCCTTCTGCCTATCGCAGGAAAGATCGGTCAGGCAATGAAGCTCGATGGGTCAACAAATTGTTTTACGGTAACTCAGACAGCCTCATTAAACAGCTTCAGCAGTCAAACAATATCAGCTTGGATTAAACCTACGAGTGTGATTGCCAGTAAAAATTTCGTATATAAGGTTCATACAGACGGCAATGTTATGTATGTATTATGGCGAAATGGTTCTAGTTGGAAGTATTCGGTTGCCCCTGTTGATACTCAATATGACGCTGTTGCTACAGGTAAAGCCATCTTAAATAAATGGTCTCATGTCGTAGGCGTTTATGACGGCTCTAATATTTATATTTACATTGATGGTATAGCTATAGGATCGCCCGTAGCGGTAACAGGGACAGTCGATACGGGAACTGCCAAAAATCTCGCAATCGGTGGCAACTCTGCAGTCGCCGCGTGCCCAGCTAGTTCATCAGCT